The sequence CGAGCGTGCCGTACGCCTCGCCGAGCGCCTGGGGGACACGTACCGCACGGTCGCCTTCGACGTCGCCCCCTCCGCCGAGCGGGCGGTGCGCGACGCGGAACTGATCATCCCCGTGACCACCACGACGACCGGCTACATCCCGGCGGACTGGATCGCCCCCGGTGCCGTCACGGTCAACGTGTCGCTGGACGACCTGCTCCCAGACGCGTTCACCGACGCCGACAAGGTGATCGTGGACGACTGGAGCCTGGTCGCCGCCGACACCACGCGGCTGCTCGGCAGGATGCACCGCTCCGGCGACGTACTGCCGCCACCGCGCCACCGGACACCCACCGACGCCGGACGCCCGGCGCCCGCCGTGGAGGTCGCCGCCGAACTGTGCGACCTCATCAGCGGCGCCGCGACGGGCCGCAGGTCCGCCGAGGAACGCATCGTGGTGAACCCGTTCGGAATGTCACTGCACGACGTGGCGGTGGCCGGGAAGCTCTACCACGACCACTACACCACTACACCACTACGACCAGAATGACCAGCACGACCAGCTGAGATAACCAGCTCCTGCTTTGACCGGCGATCGTTTCCAGAAACGTGCCATCGCCCGGTGAGGAGTGCGAATCAGCGTTCGCTGCGGCAGCGCAGAGCACACATCAATCAGTTCCATTGTGCGGATGTCGATGTCGAAGGATCGCGACCGGCGGTGCGCCCCCAAGGGCACCGGATCGGCCAGCACCTTCTCAACGGGCCGGAGAGATTCTCTCTGCGGCGTATCCGGAAACCAATTCGTCGTATTAAAGGTACGGAGAGGAAAATCAGCATGGACAGGCTGGAACTCGACGAGACTGAAATCGGCGCGATGACAGAACTCGTCGACGAGTTCGAGGAAGAATTCGCGACCCTCGACTCGGAAGAGGCGCTGCACCGGGCCACCGTGCTCGCCCACCAACTCCCCAACAGGGTCCGACTCCATCTGAACGCCTTCCGGCTGGAACAGCTGTCGGGCGTGCTGTGCATATCCGGCTACCGGGTGGACCAGGACCGGCTGGGCCCCACGCCGGCGCACTGGCGGGGCCAGTCCGGCCCTTCCCCCGCGCACCGCGAGGAACTGCTCCTCATGCTCTGCAGCTCGCTCCTCGGCGACCCGTTCTGCTGGGCGACCCAGCAGGACGGCAGGATGATCCACGACATCATCCCCATCCAGGGCCATGAGCACGAGCAACTGGGCTCCAGCAGCGAGGCGTTGCTGACCTGGCACACCGAGGACGCCTTCCACCCGCTCAGGGGCGACTTCCTGTCGTTCGCCTGCCTCCGCAACCCCTACGGTGCCGCGACGACCGTCGGATACGCCGACGCGCTCGAACTGCCGCAGGACGTACGGGAGACGCTGTTCGAGGAGCGGTTCATCATCCGCCCCGACGAGTCGCACCTCGGCAAGAACAACACGGTGAAGGACCCGGAGCGCCTCGAATCCTTCGAGGACATCGAGGAGATGCAGCGCAACCCCGATCTGGTGGCCGTCCTCTTCGGCAACCCGGAGCAGCCCTATCTCCGGGCCGACCCGTACTTCATGAGCGTCGAGGACGGGGACGACGAGGCGCGCTTCGCACTCGACACGCTGGTCAAGGCGATGGACGAGGCGATGTTCGATCTCACCCTCGCCAGCGGGGACTTCTGCTTCCTGGACAACTTCCGGGTCGTCCACGGCCGCAAGCCGTTCAAGGCCCGCCACGACGGGACGGACCGCTGGCTCAAGCGGGTCAATGTCACCGGCGACCTGCGCAAGTCCCGCGCCGCGCGCGACGCCCGGGCGGTCCGCGCCAGCCGCTGAGCCCGTAGGCCGTAGTCCGTAGTCCGTAGTCCGTAGTGCGACGCGTGACCGTCCGCGTCCGGAGGTGTCGCCGCCGCCGAGCCGGCCGGTCACGCGTCGCACGCGTCGAAGCCACCGCACCCGCCCGCTCCCGTCGAACCCGCCGCACCTGTCGTACTCGCATCCGACACTCCGACACTCCGCCACTCAGACACGGAGAACGAGGGCACTTCATGAGACTTCGGTCCGCACCGCTCGAAGACTGGTTGCGCGATTACTACTTCACCGCCGAGATCGACATCAGCTCCAGCGGATTCCACTCGTACTCCATGGCGGAGCTGCGCGCGAAGACCGGCCTGCGCCACGCGGACGTCGACCGGCTGGTGTTCGACGACGGCTACTCCCTCGGCGCTCCTGACGTACGCGCCGCCGTCGCCCGCCACTGCGGGGGCGTCGACCCGGACAAGGTGATGACGACGAGCGGCTCGGGCGAGGCCCTGTCGCTGGTCCTCAGCGCGCTGCTCCGCCCCGGCGACGAGGTCGTCGTCGTCCAGCCCGGCTACCACCTGCTGGTCGAGTACGCCATCGCGCTCGGCTGCACCATCAAGACCTGGCGGCTGGACCCCGACAAGGACTGGCGGCCCTCGCTGGACGAACTCGCCGAGCTGGTGACCGAGCGCACCCGGGCGATCATCGTCAACTTCCCCCAGAACCCGACGGGCGCCACCCTCACCGAGACCCAGCAGGACCGACTCGTCGGACTCGCGGAGGGCGTCGGCGCGTACGTCCTGTGGGACGGCGCGTTCACCGACCTCACCTACGAGGTCCCGCCGCTGCCGGAGATCACCGCCCGCTACGAGCGCGCCGTCAGCTTCGGTACCTTCTCCAAGGCGTTCGGGCTGCCCGGCCTGCGGTTCGGCTGGTGCGTGGCACCCTCCGAGCTGCTCGCCGACTGCGTACGCATCCGTGACTACACCACGCTGCACGTGTCGCCGCTCGTAGAACTCCTGGCCCTGGGCGTTCTGGAGAACGCCGACGCGTTCATCCGGCCGCGCCTCGACCAGGCCAGGCTGAACCGCGTCACCCTGACGGACTGGGCCGCGGCCCACCCCGACCTCGTGTCCCTCGCGTCGCCGGCGGGCGGAGTCACGGCCTTCCCCCGGCTCAAGGGTCCCGCCGACGTGGACGCGTTCTGTGACGAGCTCTTCCAGAAGCGTGGCGTCCTGGTCATTCCCGGGTCCTGTTTCGGCCGTTCGCAGCACATCCGAGTCGGCTTCGGCGGGATGCCCGACCAGCTCCAGGAGGGCCTGGAGCGCCTGACGCTCGCACTGACCGAGGCCAGCGGCTGAAGCCCGCGGCCCCCGACGACGCCCGGTCGCGGTCCGAGATGTCCCGCTGACCGCGTCCTGGCCGCGTCCTGACCGGTCTTGACCCTGTCCTGGCCGCGTCCTGGGCGCGTACGTCTGCCCGTGTCCCTCTGGCCGGGGACGCCGCCGTCCCTCCTGTGGGGGACGGCGTCATCGCTGGCCGGAGGGATGATCCCGAGCACCCCCGGCTGCCATAATGACCGGCGTGCACCGTGCGACGGCTTGGCGTGACACCTGGATCGCAACGCGACGGCGAGTGTCGGAACTTCCGCACGTGAGTGCGCTGTCCGGGACCGTTCTCGGGCTGCTCGCCGTCCTGGAGTCACTCGCCGAGTTCATCGGCGCCCACGGTTCGATTCCCCGGCTGTTCGCCGACGCCACCTCGGAAGCGGGCCCGCACGGCAGCGCGGCAGGCGTGCAGTTCGCCATGGTGGTCGGCCTGTTGTGCGTGTGCACCGCCCTGCCGCTGGTCTTCCTGCGTCCCCTGGCCGCCGGGGTCACCGTCACCGCGGCGAGCCTCGGCTCCCTCCTGATCTTCGAGACGCTGACCCTGGCGGGCTTCGCCGCCCAGCTCGTCGCCCAGTACCGGCTCGGCCGCAGCGGCTCCCTCCTGCCCGCCGGGCTCCTCGGCACGCCCTTCCTCGTACTGGCCCTGGCGGGGCCCGACGACACCGACTACCGGGTACGGGTCGTGCTCGTCGCGGCACTGGCCCCCCTGGCCGCCTTCGTCGGGCTCGTCGCCCGTTCCAACGAACAGAACCGGCAGCACAGCGCCATCCGCGAGGTCATGGACGGCACCCAGTGGGAGAACGCCGCACGCGGAGAGCGCGTCCGCATCGTCCGGGAACTGCACGACGTCGTCGGCCACCACATCTCCATGATCGCCGTGCAGGCCGAGACGGCCCGGATGGCGACCGCCGGCATGCCCGCCGAGGGCGCCGAACGGCTGCTCGGCATCGGGGACACCGCCCGCGCCGCCCTGACCGAGATGCGCCGGCTGCTCGGCGTGCTCCGCGAGGACACCGAGTCCGTCACCGGCGGCGACCGCAGGCCGCAGCCCGACCTGGGACAGCTCCACGAACTGCTCGACGAGGCGCGCAAGGCGTCCGCCACGTCCATCCGCCTCATCCTCAGCGGCTCACCGAGCGAACTGGACCCGGGCATCGAACTCGCCGCCTACCGCATCGTCCAGGAATCCCTCACCAACGCCCGCAAGCACGCCACCGGCGCCGCCGTCGACGTGGAACTCACCTATGCCGACGAAGCCCTGCACGTGCGCGTCCGCGACAACGGCCCGGGCCCGCCGCCCGACCGGACCACCGGCGGACACGGTCTCCTCGGCATGCGGGAACGCGCGTCCGCGGTCGGCGGCGACGTACACACCGGTTCGGCGTTCGGCGGTGGCGGTTTCGTCGTCGAGGCGCGCTTCCCCACCAAGTCGGCAGAAACCCCATGACGGCAGAAACCCCACGACGGCAGAGACTTCATGTCGGCAGAAACCGCAGGACGACAGAATCCCCATGACGGAAGAGACCTCATGACCACCCCGTCCTCGCTGATCCGCGTCGTCGTCGCCGACGACCACGTCGTGGTCCGCACCGGTTTCGCCGCGCTGCTCGACAGCCAGCCGGACTTCACCGTCGTACAGACCGCGTCCTCCGGAGCGGAAGCGGTACGCGTCTGCCGCGAGGTCTCACCGGACGTCGTCCTCATGGACATCCGCATGCCCGAGATGGACGGCATCGAGGCCACCAGACAGCTCGTCGGCTCCTCGCCCGACGGCGTCGCCGTCCCGCGCGTCCTCATCCTGACGACGTTCGACCTCGACGAGTACGTGTACGACGCGCTGCGCGCCGGAGCCAGCGGCTTCCTCCTCAAGGAGGTCACCGCCGAGCGGCTCTTCGACGCCGTACGCGTCGTCGCCGCCGGGGACGCCCTGCTGGCCCCCGGCATCACCCGCCGGCTCATCAGCGAGTTCGCCCTGATGCCCGCCAGGCCCGATGCCACGCCGCCGCCCGGCATGAAGGCGCTCACCGCCCGTGAGCGCGAGGTCCTGCTGCTCGTCGCCGAGGGCCTCTCCAACCCGGAGATCGGCGCCAGGCTGGTCGTCAGCGAGGAGACGGTGAAGACACACGTCAGCCGCATTCTCGGAAAGCTCGCGCTGCGCGACCGCACCCAGGCCGTGATCGCCGCCTACGAAACGGGACTTGTCGTGCCCGGCACCCGTAAGCCGGAATAGCGCTCCGCCGGAACTGCTCGCTCGCGCCGCCGGAACCACTGGTCCGGCGGCTCTTCCTCGGACCGCGCCCGCCCCGGCGGCGCGTCCGAGTGTTCAACTGCGGCACGGCGTCAGTTGAATACCGTCATCGGCACCTGAACCTATTGCCACTCCTGAGCGCACTCGGGGATGCTTGCAACCGAGCGAAGCTGTGCCGGAACAATGCGAGAGAATTCCGTGAGGAGATACCCGCTGTGAAAGTGACGGTACAGGCTCCGGCCGACGAGCCGCCGCCCGAGGGAAATCCTCAGGGTTCCGAAGGGCATCAACGAATTCGCCCCGGAATAGTCCGGAGGATTGTTCCCTATGCAAAACCGTATCGATTTCGGCTGCTGTTCCTGATAGGCGCGTCCGCACTGGGCGCCGTCGTCACGGCGGCCAGCCCCCTGCTGTTCGGCGTCATCATCGACAAGGGCATCACTCCGCAGAAGACGGATGTCGTGATCGCGGTGGCCGGAGCGCTGCTCGCCCTGGCCCTGCTCGAAGCCCTCACGACGTACTGGCAGGCCAAACTCTCCGCGCAGATCGGCGAGGGCCTCATCTACGACCTGCGTACGGCCGTGTTCGGACACGTCCAGGCGCAACCGCTCGCCTTCTTCACCCGGTCCCAGACCGGATCGCTCGTCAGCAGACTGAACACGGACGTCATCGGCGCACAGCAGGCGATCACCGTGCTGATGGCCGAGACCGTCAACACCATGCTGACGCTCGTCCTCGTCCTCGCCGCGATGTTCTACCTCTCGTGGCAGCTCAGCCTCATCGCACTGGTCATGATCCCCTTCTTCCTCTTCCCCGGAAAGATCATCGGCCGTCGTATGCAGCGCCTCGCCCGGGGCACCATGCAGCTCAACGCGGAGATGGGCTCGCTGATGAGCGAGCGCTTCAACGTCGCGGGGGCGATGCTCAACAAGCTGTACGGGCGCCCCGCCCACGAGTCCGCCGTGTTCGCGGGACGGGCCGCCGACGTCCGAGACATCGGTGTGAAGACCAATGTGACGGCACAACTCCTCGGCATCGTCATGGGCCTCACCGCCTCGGTGACCCTCGCGCTGCTCTTCGGGATCGGCGGGCTCCTCGTCGTCGACGACGCCTTCGCACTCGGCACCCTCGTCTCCCTGGTCACGCTCGTGGGCCGCCTCTACACACCCATCCAGCAGCTCTCCAGCGTGCAGGCCAACGCGATGACCGCACTGGTCAGCTTCGACCGGGTCTTCGAGATCCTCGACCTCGAACCCCTGGTCAAGGAACGGCCGGGAGCGACAGCGCTGCCCGCCGGCGGTGGTGGCCCCAGGAGTGGCGGCTCAGCCGCCGTCGGCCCCGCGGGCTCGGCCGCACCGGAGATCGAGTTCGACAAGGTCTCCTTCCGCTACCCCGCCGCCGACGAGGTGTCCCTGGCCTCACTGGAGTCGATCGCCCTGCCCAACTCGGAACGCGGTGACGACGCCCTGGTCCTCGACGAGGTCAGCTTCCGGGCACCCGCGGGGAAACTCACGGCACTCGTCGGCCGCTCGGGCGCGGGCAAGACCACCATCACCAACCTGATGCCGCGCTTCTACGATCCTGTCTCCGGCTCCGTACGCATCGCCGGCCACGACCTCCGCGACGTCACCCTGGCCTCCCTGCAGGACACGGTCGGCGTGGTCACCCAGGACGCCCACCTGTTCCACGAGACCATCCGGGCCAACCTGATGTACGCCCGCCCCGACGCCACCGAACGCGACCTGGTGGAGGCCTGCGAGGCGGCCCGGATCTGGGACACCGTCGCGACTCTGCCCAACGGCCTCGACACCGTCGTCGGTGACCGCGGGTTCCGGCTCTCGGGCGGCGAGAAGCAGCGCATCGCCCTGGCCAGGCTGCTGCTCAAGGCCCCGCCCGTCGTCGTACTGGACGAGGCGACCGCCCACCTGGACTCGGAGTCCGAGGCCGCCATCCAGCGGGCCCTCAAGACCGCGCTGGCCGGCCGTACCTCCGTGGTGATCGCCCACCGGCTGTCCACCATTCGCGAGGCCGACCAGATCCTCGTCATCGACGAGGGCCGGATCCGCGAACGCGGCACCCACGAGACGCTGCTGTCCGACGGCGGCCTCTACGCCGACCTCTACGACACCCAGTTCGCCCGGCAGAAGACGCCCGCCGACGAATCCGTGCTCGACGTCGCGGGCCCGGGGCGCTGACACCCCGCGCGACGACTCGCGGACTCGCGCGCCCACGCACACACGGCACCACCCCCTGAACTTTCTCCCGCAGTCCCGTTCTCCGCAGTTCCCATTCCCGCACTTCCCGTTTCCGTAGTTCCCTTTCCTGATCGACGTTGTGAAGAGGAGACCGCCTTGCGCACCGTGAGCTTTGACTTCGAAACCCCTGAGGCACGATTCAAGGTCCTGATCAACCACGAGGAGCAGTACTCCCTGTGGCCCGCCGACCTCGACGTCCCCGGCGGCTGGGACGAGACAGGTGTGACCGCCTCCAAGGAGGAATGCGACAAGTACATAGAGGAGACCTGGACCGATATGCGGCCCAAGAGCCTGCGTATCGCGCTCGACGGAAAATAGCGGGTCACGGAATGCCGCACGTATTCACCAACGGCATCCGGCTCTCCTACGAACGGTCGGGCCGAGGCGAACGAGTTCTCATGATCATGGGCTCCTCGGCCGCCGGCCGGGTCTGGACCCTGCACCAGACCCCCGCACTGAACGAGGCCGGCTACCAGGCCATCACGTTCGACAACCGCGGCATCGCCCCCTCGGACGTTCCACCGGGGAAGTACACGCTCGCCGACATGGTCGCCGACACCAAGGGCCTCATCGAGGCCCTCGATGCCGCGCCCTGCCGGATCGTCGGGGTCTCCCTGGGGGCGATGATCGCGCAGGAACTGGCCATCAGCCACCCGGAGCTGGTCCGGTGTGCCGTCCTGATCGCCACCAAATCGCGCTCGGACGCCCTCCGAACCGCTCTCGGCACGGCGGAACGAGCCCTGATGCAGAGCGGAGTGAAGCTGCCGGCCGACTACGAGGCCGCGATGTCGGTGCTGCAGATGCTCTCGCCCGCGACGCTGAAGGACGACAGCGCCGTCTCCCTGTGGCTGGAGACGTTCCGACTGGCCGGAGCCGAGAACTCGATCGGCCAGACCTGGATCAACACGGACGAGGACCGGCGCAAGGCACTCCAGGATGTCTCGGCGCCGTGCCGCGTCATCGGCTTCAGCGACGATTTCGTCACTCCGCCCCATCTGGCCGCCGAAGTCGCCGAGGCGATTCCCGAGTGCGACTACGTGGAGATCCCCGACTGCGGTCACTTCGGCTATCTCGAACGTCCCGCCGAGGTCAACGCGGCCATCATCGATTTCCTCGACAAGCACTGAACATCCACCGAGGGAAGTGGCGACGGGAGAGGCGGGAATGGCCCGCAGAAATGACTGAAGCAATGGATACAGGAATGAACCGAAGGAACTAGCCGGGAAAAACATCGGAACGAGCAGGGAAA is a genomic window of Streptomyces sp. NBC_00414 containing:
- a CDS encoding ornithine cyclodeaminase family protein; translation: MLELTGADVAGLLGKIDLVDVVREVFLAHANDRTVLPEESCLRWTNDQGESCRSLNMPGLVEIDGRRIAGTKIINASLGNPDRGLPRAGGIVLLFDVTTARPVCSLDAAHISAGRTAAVSVLAAELLWARPARSIGVVGAGALAEAHLDLALRRWPSVREVHLHDQVPERAVRLAERLGDTYRTVAFDVAPSAERAVRDAELIIPVTTTTTGYIPADWIAPGAVTVNVSLDDLLPDAFTDADKVIVDDWSLVAADTTRLLGRMHRSGDVLPPPRHRTPTDAGRPAPAVEVAAELCDLISGAATGRRSAEERIVVNPFGMSLHDVAVAGKLYHDHYTTTPLRPE
- the gntD gene encoding guanitoxin biosynthesis L-enduracididine beta-hydroxylase GntD, with product MDRLELDETEIGAMTELVDEFEEEFATLDSEEALHRATVLAHQLPNRVRLHLNAFRLEQLSGVLCISGYRVDQDRLGPTPAHWRGQSGPSPAHREELLLMLCSSLLGDPFCWATQQDGRMIHDIIPIQGHEHEQLGSSSEALLTWHTEDAFHPLRGDFLSFACLRNPYGAATTVGYADALELPQDVRETLFEERFIIRPDESHLGKNNTVKDPERLESFEDIEEMQRNPDLVAVLFGNPEQPYLRADPYFMSVEDGDDEARFALDTLVKAMDEAMFDLTLASGDFCFLDNFRVVHGRKPFKARHDGTDRWLKRVNVTGDLRKSRAARDARAVRASR
- the vioD gene encoding capreomycidine synthase → MRLRSAPLEDWLRDYYFTAEIDISSSGFHSYSMAELRAKTGLRHADVDRLVFDDGYSLGAPDVRAAVARHCGGVDPDKVMTTSGSGEALSLVLSALLRPGDEVVVVQPGYHLLVEYAIALGCTIKTWRLDPDKDWRPSLDELAELVTERTRAIIVNFPQNPTGATLTETQQDRLVGLAEGVGAYVLWDGAFTDLTYEVPPLPEITARYERAVSFGTFSKAFGLPGLRFGWCVAPSELLADCVRIRDYTTLHVSPLVELLALGVLENADAFIRPRLDQARLNRVTLTDWAAAHPDLVSLASPAGGVTAFPRLKGPADVDAFCDELFQKRGVLVIPGSCFGRSQHIRVGFGGMPDQLQEGLERLTLALTEASG
- a CDS encoding sensor histidine kinase, whose amino-acid sequence is MSALSGTVLGLLAVLESLAEFIGAHGSIPRLFADATSEAGPHGSAAGVQFAMVVGLLCVCTALPLVFLRPLAAGVTVTAASLGSLLIFETLTLAGFAAQLVAQYRLGRSGSLLPAGLLGTPFLVLALAGPDDTDYRVRVVLVAALAPLAAFVGLVARSNEQNRQHSAIREVMDGTQWENAARGERVRIVRELHDVVGHHISMIAVQAETARMATAGMPAEGAERLLGIGDTARAALTEMRRLLGVLREDTESVTGGDRRPQPDLGQLHELLDEARKASATSIRLILSGSPSELDPGIELAAYRIVQESLTNARKHATGAAVDVELTYADEALHVRVRDNGPGPPPDRTTGGHGLLGMRERASAVGGDVHTGSAFGGGGFVVEARFPTKSAETP
- a CDS encoding response regulator, with protein sequence MTTPSSLIRVVVADDHVVVRTGFAALLDSQPDFTVVQTASSGAEAVRVCREVSPDVVLMDIRMPEMDGIEATRQLVGSSPDGVAVPRVLILTTFDLDEYVYDALRAGASGFLLKEVTAERLFDAVRVVAAGDALLAPGITRRLISEFALMPARPDATPPPGMKALTAREREVLLLVAEGLSNPEIGARLVVSEETVKTHVSRILGKLALRDRTQAVIAAYETGLVVPGTRKPE
- a CDS encoding ABC transporter ATP-binding protein — translated: MKVTVQAPADEPPPEGNPQGSEGHQRIRPGIVRRIVPYAKPYRFRLLFLIGASALGAVVTAASPLLFGVIIDKGITPQKTDVVIAVAGALLALALLEALTTYWQAKLSAQIGEGLIYDLRTAVFGHVQAQPLAFFTRSQTGSLVSRLNTDVIGAQQAITVLMAETVNTMLTLVLVLAAMFYLSWQLSLIALVMIPFFLFPGKIIGRRMQRLARGTMQLNAEMGSLMSERFNVAGAMLNKLYGRPAHESAVFAGRAADVRDIGVKTNVTAQLLGIVMGLTASVTLALLFGIGGLLVVDDAFALGTLVSLVTLVGRLYTPIQQLSSVQANAMTALVSFDRVFEILDLEPLVKERPGATALPAGGGGPRSGGSAAVGPAGSAAPEIEFDKVSFRYPAADEVSLASLESIALPNSERGDDALVLDEVSFRAPAGKLTALVGRSGAGKTTITNLMPRFYDPVSGSVRIAGHDLRDVTLASLQDTVGVVTQDAHLFHETIRANLMYARPDATERDLVEACEAARIWDTVATLPNGLDTVVGDRGFRLSGGEKQRIALARLLLKAPPVVVLDEATAHLDSESEAAIQRALKTALAGRTSVVIAHRLSTIREADQILVIDEGRIRERGTHETLLSDGGLYADLYDTQFARQKTPADESVLDVAGPGR
- a CDS encoding MbtH family protein, whose product is MSFDFETPEARFKVLINHEEQYSLWPADLDVPGGWDETGVTASKEECDKYIEETWTDMRPKSLRIALDGK
- a CDS encoding alpha/beta fold hydrolase, whose product is MPHVFTNGIRLSYERSGRGERVLMIMGSSAAGRVWTLHQTPALNEAGYQAITFDNRGIAPSDVPPGKYTLADMVADTKGLIEALDAAPCRIVGVSLGAMIAQELAISHPELVRCAVLIATKSRSDALRTALGTAERALMQSGVKLPADYEAAMSVLQMLSPATLKDDSAVSLWLETFRLAGAENSIGQTWINTDEDRRKALQDVSAPCRVIGFSDDFVTPPHLAAEVAEAIPECDYVEIPDCGHFGYLERPAEVNAAIIDFLDKH